A genome region from Triticum aestivum cultivar Chinese Spring chromosome 2B, IWGSC CS RefSeq v2.1, whole genome shotgun sequence includes the following:
- the LOC123044933 gene encoding zinc finger A20 and AN1 domain-containing stress-associated protein 9 has protein sequence MAQESWKESEETVQTPEAPILCVNNCGFFGSSMTNNMCSKCYRDFIKATTMAAPVVEKVFSVASSSSVTLEQAEADEVPAAAVADSQAAQEPPKPPSNRCLSCRKKVGLTGFQCRCGGTFCAMHRYADSHECTFDYKKAGREQIAKQNPVVIAEKINKI, from the coding sequence ATGGCACAAGAGAGCTGGAAGGAGTCTGAGGAGACTGTCCAAACACCTGAGGCACCAATATTGTGTGTAAACAACTGTGGCTTCTTCGGTAGCAGCATGACAAACAACATGTGCTCCAAGTGCTACAGGGACTTCATTAAGGCCACTACAATGGCTGCCCCTGTAGTGGAGAAGGTGTTCTCAGTGGCATCATCTTCCAGTGTGACCTTGGAGCAAGCAGAGGCAGACGAAGTACCAGCCGCGGCTGTAGCTGATAGCCAAGCAGCACAGGAGCCTCCAAAGCCGCCCAGCAACAGATGTCTTTCATGCCGCAAGAAGGTGGGCTTGACTGGTTTCCAGTGCCGGTGCGGGGGAACATTCTGCGCCATGCACCGCTACGCTGACTCCCACGAATGCACCTTCGACTACAAGAAGGCTGGCCGGGAGCAGATTGCCAAGCAGAACCCTGTTGTGATAGCCGAGAAGATCAATAAGATCTGA